One genomic segment of Pristiophorus japonicus isolate sPriJap1 chromosome 8, sPriJap1.hap1, whole genome shotgun sequence includes these proteins:
- the LOC139269138 gene encoding putative nuclease HARBI1, translating to MHTQQAYCARVYRQQFSFIDLTDDQCLPRLRFRKYIVRELCNLLRPDLPPQTSLRTALSVTTKVTIALNFYATGSFQSATANILNISQFSTHRSIRQVTDAFYKRRSDYISFPMSREKQMKRQTGVVRTAGFPRVQAAIDCTHVTFKAPQANAEMFINRKGFHSLNVQLVCDHRRKILAVDARYPGSSHDAFILQQTGVFSGPNQNYGWLLGDKGYPLCTWLLTLLRIPRTVAQHAYNDSHSATSCIIEQCIGILKHRFHCLDCSGEVLQYLPEQVSQVVVVCCMLHNLAIMRSQPLGDEPPIVPEEEDQEEEVQEKDDDEEGDQDEGRRPPKRRRRHPTLQGKCKPVSLLLVSDEFMAISPFIFAFPWPSQ from the coding sequence atgcatacacaacaggcctATTGTGCAAGGGTCTACCGGCAGCAGTTTTCCTTCATTGACCTTACCGATGACCAATGTCTCCCCAGGCTTAGATTCAGGAAGTACAtcgtcagggagctgtgcaatctcctgcggccagatctgcCGCCTCAGACAAGCctgaggacagctctgagtgtcacaaccaaagtgaccatagcactaaatttctatgccactggctctttccaatctgcTACTGCAAACATTTTGAATATTTCTCAGTTCtccacccatcgctccatccgtcaagtgacagatgctTTCTATAAGAGAAGGagcgactacatttccttcccgatgagcagggagaagcagatgaAGCGGCAGACCGGAGTTGTGCGCactgcaggcttccccagggttcaggccgccatagactgcacccacgtcacatTCAAGGCGCCACAAGCCAATGCGGAGATGTTcatcaaccgaaagggattccactccctcaatgtgcagctggtgtgcgaccaccgccGCAAAATCTTGgctgttgatgcccggtatcctggcagcagccatgatgcctttatCTTGCAACAGACCGGCGTATTTTCTGGGCCAAACCAAAATTAcggctggctgcttggtgacaagggctacccactgtgcacttggctgctgactctccTTCGCATCCCCAGGACTGTTGCGCAACATGCCTACaacgactctcattcagccacaagCTGCATAATTGAGCAGTGCATCGGGATCCTTAAACACAGGTTCCATTGCTTGGACTGCTCTGGTGAAGTgttgcagtacttgcctgagcagGTCTCCCAAGTcgtggttgtctgctgcatgcttcacaacctggcaatcatgaggagcCAGCCATTGGGGGACGAGCCACCAATagtacctgaggaggaggaccaggaggaggaggtgcaggagaaggatgatgatgaggagggggACCAGGATGAGGGTCGGAGGCCACCCAAGAGGCGTCGGCGCcatccaaccctgcaagggaaatgcaaacccgtctcattgctgctcgtttctgaTGAGTTCATGGCCatttcacccttcatctttgcatttccatggccatcccaatga